The Ectothiorhodospiraceae bacterium BW-2 nucleotide sequence GTTCGCTAGCGATAATCTCCGCCTCGACCTGATCCATCCGTTTGAGTACCGGTTTATGGTAGAGCGGCTGCTGTACCACTAACGCGCCGGTTTGACCCAAATTGTCGCCTTGGAGCGAGTGGTCACTGTAGTCGATAGAGGCCGAGGCTGCCACCGTCGGCATCACCGCCGCTCTGGCCTGATTGCGCTGTTCGGTTTGAGCTAGCAGCCCCAATCGAGCCGCCTCAAGCTGCCTATCCTGCTCTTTGGCGGTTTGGTAGATCTGGAGTAGATCGTCAGCCCACAAGAGTGAGGGGGCTAACGACAGTAACAAAATAGATAGCGATAAAATAGGATAACGCATGCGCTTTATTTAGCTCCGGTTCAGATTGATAGAGGCCACTACAGGCTAAATTGACGCCTAAAGGAGAAGTTTTGCAACGGCGGCAGTTGCGTCTCAAATAGCTCCTGCTGCTGCCAGTTCACCGCACTGGTGCGCTCAATTCGTAGCGCCTGCATAGCGACTCCCTCACCGACAACCACAAAGAGCCGTCCGTTAGGAGATAGGTTATCGAGTAGCTGTTGCGGTAGCTGCGGCAGTGAGCCGGTCACCAAGATCGCCTCATAGAGCTCCCCCTTCGGACTCCAACCATGGCCGCCATCGCCCGTGTGGAGGGTCACATTGATAATCGCCTCCCGCTGTAGATTCTCTCGCGCCAGCTCGGTCAGCTCCGGCACTAGCTCCACACCAGTGACATGGCGAGCAAGACGAGCGGCAAGCGCCATCAGGTAGCCACTACCACTGCCGATAACCAGCACCGAGTCGCTATCTCTTAGTGAGACGCTCTGCACCATGTGAGCCTCAATCCGAGGGGGCAGCATGGTAGCACCGTACCCTAGCGGAATGGCGCAGTCACTATAGGCGACTGCGCGATAGTTTTCGGGGACAAAATTGTCTCGCGCTAGCGAATCGATCGCCTCTAGGACACGATCATCGTGCAGGTTCCAAGGGCGAATCTGTTGCAGCACCATGTTGTGCCGCGCCTGTTGCAGGTTCATATCGGACATGTTGGCGTTCCCCAAGCTCAATACGGGTAGTGAAAGCGCCATTATAGCGATAAATCGTGCCATCAGATACCATTCACTGTCATAGAAAGCTGGCAATTTCCACCAGTCGCCCCGATAATAGGCCCCTGTGGCACTCGATTGCCACCCCGATGCTTCAGACCACAGACGACTTTTAGAGAGGCTCTCCATGAGCGCAATGCCGCAAGACTTTATCCAGCGAACCAGCCAGCTATCCGAATCGGTTACCCGCCCCTTTCCGCAGTCACGCAAGATCTATCTTACCGGGAGCCGCGACGATATTCGCGTACCGATGCGGGAGGTGAGCCAGAGCGCCACAATCACCCGTAGCGGCGAGGAGCAGAATCCCCCGATTGTGGTCTATGACACCTCCGGCCCTTTTACCGATCCCGACCACCCAGTCGATCTCCTCAAAGGGATGCCCGATCTACGCGGCCGCTGGATTGAGGAGCGCGAAGATACCGAACAGCTCTCCGGCCCTAGCTCCAGTTATGGACAGAAGCGACAAGGAGATGCCGAACTTGACTATCTCCGTTTTGAACATATTCGCCCACCACGCCGCGCCAAAGCGGGACAGAATGTCACCCAAATGCACTACGCTCGCCAAGGAGTCGTTACACCAGAGATGGAGTTCGTCGCGATTCGCGAAAATATGCGCCTTGATGAGTTACGCCAAGATCCCCGCTATCAAGCGCTACTACAACAACATCGGGGCGAGAGCTTTGGTGCCTCAATTCCAGATCGAGTCACCCCCGAGTTTGTCCGTGGTGAAGTGGCCGCCGGTCGGGCGATTATTCCGGCCAATATTAACCACCCCGAACTGGAGCCGATGGTTATCGGCCGCAACTTTCGGGTCAAAATTAATACCAATGTCGGTAACTCGGCGGTCACCTCATCGATTGCCGAAGAGGTCGAGAAGATGGCTTGGTCAGCGCGTTGGGGTGGCGATACCCTAATGGATCTCTCCACCGGCAAAAATATTCACGAAACTCGCGAATGGATTCTGCGCAACGCCCCGATGCCAATTGGCACCGTCCCTATCTATCAAGCCTTAGAGAAGGTCGATGGCAAGGCAGAGGAGCTGAGTTGGGAGATCATGCGCGATACCCTAATTGAGCAGGCCGAACAGGGGGTCGATTACTTTACGATTCATGCCGGAGTACTGCTGCGCTATGTGCCGTTAACTGCCAATCGCCTCACCGGTATCGTCTCCCGTGGCGGCTCCATTATGGCCAAATGGTGCCTAGCCCACCACCAGGAGAACTTCCTCTACACCCACTTTGACGACATTTGCGACATTATGCAGGCCTACGATGTCTCTTTTAGTTTAGGCGATGGCCTCAGACCCGGCTCTCTAGCCGATGCGAATGATGCCGCCCAGTTTGCCGAACTAGAGACACTCGGCCAGTTAACCCAACGCGCTTGGGAGCGCGAAGTACAGGTGATGATTGAAGGCCCCGGCCATGTGCCGATGCAGATGATTAAAGAGAATGTTGACAAGGAGCTGCGCGACTGCTTTGAGGCCCCCTTCTACACCCTCGGCCCACTGGTGACCGATATTGCGCCGGGTTATGATCATATCACCTCCGGCATCGGTGCCGCCCAAATTGGCTGGTATGGTACCGCGATGCTCTGCTATGTCACTCCCAAAGAGCATCTAGGGCTACCCAATAAAGAGGATGTACGGGAGGGGATTATCACCTACAAAATTGCCGCCCATGCCGCCGATCTAGCCAAGGGTCATCCGGGAG carries:
- the thiC gene encoding phosphomethylpyrimidine synthase ThiC, with the protein product MSAMPQDFIQRTSQLSESVTRPFPQSRKIYLTGSRDDIRVPMREVSQSATITRSGEEQNPPIVVYDTSGPFTDPDHPVDLLKGMPDLRGRWIEEREDTEQLSGPSSSYGQKRQGDAELDYLRFEHIRPPRRAKAGQNVTQMHYARQGVVTPEMEFVAIRENMRLDELRQDPRYQALLQQHRGESFGASIPDRVTPEFVRGEVAAGRAIIPANINHPELEPMVIGRNFRVKINTNVGNSAVTSSIAEEVEKMAWSARWGGDTLMDLSTGKNIHETREWILRNAPMPIGTVPIYQALEKVDGKAEELSWEIMRDTLIEQAEQGVDYFTIHAGVLLRYVPLTANRLTGIVSRGGSIMAKWCLAHHQENFLYTHFDDICDIMQAYDVSFSLGDGLRPGSLADANDAAQFAELETLGQLTQRAWEREVQVMIEGPGHVPMQMIKENVDKELRDCFEAPFYTLGPLVTDIAPGYDHITSGIGAAQIGWYGTAMLCYVTPKEHLGLPNKEDVREGIITYKIAAHAADLAKGHPGAQLQDNAMSKARFEFRWHDQFALGLDPDRAQEYHDETLPKESAKVAHFCSMCGPHFCSMKITQDVRDYAREHGLDENIALQAGMEEKSVEFTRSGAEVYQKA
- a CDS encoding protein-L-isoaspartate O-methyltransferase, whose amino-acid sequence is MESLSKSRLWSEASGWQSSATGAYYRGDWWKLPAFYDSEWYLMARFIAIMALSLPVLSLGNANMSDMNLQQARHNMVLQQIRPWNLHDDRVLEAIDSLARDNFVPENYRAVAYSDCAIPLGYGATMLPPRIEAHMVQSVSLRDSDSVLVIGSGSGYLMALAARLARHVTGVELVPELTELARENLQREAIINVTLHTGDGGHGWSPKGELYEAILVTGSLPQLPQQLLDNLSPNGRLFVVVGEGVAMQALRIERTSAVNWQQQELFETQLPPLQNFSFRRQFSL